aaccacagcttttatagttcccacTGCACGTTTCAcactgagccttctgggatgcaGTAGTGACGTCACTTTCCAGCCTTGGGTGTCGGGTGCCATAAAAAGTACGGGTTCCTATTCGCacgcttttcctaattgctggtgcctgacCTGCAGCTGGAGGACTGGGATGTCGTTGGAGGCTATAAGCTCTGGTAATGCGCTTGCTTAACTGTTATGGCTGCGCACGATTCTGCTGTACGCATGGGGCTCCCACTACACTAGGaaacatttgtggaaagagaaatagttaaAGTTTCAGGTCAAAAACACTTCACCAGAACTGTGAAAGAGAAAAacaagaagcagagaagatggggAAGGTATAGGTAAAACAAGAGGAAAATATCTGATTAGGTAGTCTCGCCCTGTCAAAGAAATTCCTTTTGCTTTACCCAACCTTGGGTTCATTCTGCACCCTTACATCACTCAGAAATTCTTTCAACTAATGTTCAACATTGAATGCACTGATTTATCAGTAAGTAGTAAATCAACAGATATGCCAATATTTGACATGACATGATTCTTCATGAGGTCTAGATTTGATGCTGAAGATGAGCAGAGCCCACCTGCGCAGTACAACCCATCAAGTGCAGACACAGAACATCATTCTATTTTTCACCTTTCCTGCCATGACAGTGGAAGTATTAACACATCTCCCCTTGCACACTTAACAATTGTTCACCCTTTTCAGAGATGCAACATCTAAGAAGAGATGGCCAATCTTGATAGGAACAGGCAATGAACAAAATGAAGAACACTGGTCATGTAAACTAGCAAATGGTGATAATTCATCACCCTGCCTGAAATGCAATGAATGGGCATGGGATACCCATAAACTAGAACCCCTATCATACTGAGTTATTTTCTAATACATAAATAATGCTTTCCAACATGTTCTTTAATAGATGGCCAATAGGTGGTTGATGAATCTTTGTGCATTAGCTGTATAAAAATGACACtataaactttttaaatgttacttAATTATAATCTGGTAGCTTGCTTATTGTGAATGGCACAAGTTAACCATATAATATGATGCCATTTCTCTTTTCAGGGTGGTCAATTTTTCCCCCACTGATTAAATAAAGAGATGCATTTTCAGCAAGGAATATCTTATATTAGAGATTTTAACATCCTGGGCACAATATTTTATGTTCATTCAGCAGTAAATGCACCCCGGAGAACTTGTGATTAAAAATATTTAACCAGGTCATGaggttttattcaaattttaaataGGTTTAAGTGATTAATTACCTGAATGCTTATACTATGCTCACTTCAAAAAGGGGTCAGCGGGGAAATGGTAATCAGAATGCATTGGGTCTGTTGCTGGTCACTTGCACGAGTAATTTGTTAGGAGCTGTTGATTCTGGTGGATATAGCAATTATTGTTGCACATAAATGAAATAGTCACAACTTTCTCTTATCCTAATACACATTATACATAAAGCAAATGATGGTTTTCATGCATTTGAATTTTAGCTATCAAGAAATAGAGTCATTAGGAAACATTACAGTGTCAAGAGTTTATAGTCAGGTGAAGTGATGCATGAAACGACTATTATTCAGCAGGGAAATTTTCATTTGATAGAGTTTTGAATTGGAGTCATTGGAGAGTTTTTGAATTGGAATCAACTCCAATTCTCCTTTTAGAAGTACAAAGGTCAGACTCACAATCTGGCAGTTCCCACTATGTTCTCTCAGTCAATTGCTTTTGGAGCTTTACGATTAGGCTGCATTCCAAACATTTTGTTCACATTCACCACAAAAAATTGAAttggaataaaaatttaaaattaagccACATATATAAAATTTTGGGTAAACAACCATAATTTTGAACATAGAATTTCATCATTATTGTCAATGAAAAGAAAGTATGGAGGGTTttttggtggggaggggtgcTCTAGTGCTTAGGGACATGGTGGAATCCCCCACTGGTGAATTCAGAGGTGCTCAGAGAACCAGAGTTGGAGAAGGATGAGAGCATGGAATGATTAGAAAACAGGCTTGAGAATTTAAAAACTGAGTAAAATATACTTAACTCAGATAAAGTTTCAAACAATAAGTATAGAGGTGATGTGTAACTAGGACTTGGTACAGATGATGACATGGGCAGTATGGATTATATCAAGTTAACAGTGGGTAGTATAAGGGATATGGTTATAATGGCATGGCTTTAGCATCAGTGGAACAGTAATGAGACaactgggaaacactgcagaagtgGCAATAGACAATTTTATTGATGATATTAAATATGTAATATTTCCCACTTGCATTTAAGTTTCTGTGGTAGGGTCAGAGTTGGTGCTAAGCAAAATGAGTCAACTGAGTGGACCAAGGCTGATGATTTCTTCCCTCCCATTATTTAGTTTGAGAAAATCTTAGCCGATCCAATACTTTAATGGCTGAAAAGTAGTCTGACAATTTAGAGGTAGTAAAATGGTTGAGAGAAGTGGTGGCGAGCTGGAACCTTGATGTTTTCCCCCATGTGTGAAAATTGGCATTGTGTGCTCATTTGCTGTCATAGTCAGGGTCAGAGATTTAAACCATGGAAACAAGTCCTTTATCCGACCAAGATTACACTGACCATTAAGCACCCGTTTACACTAGTCCCAATAATCCAATtctaattccattttattcttcccacagtTCCATCAGCTATCTCCTGATTCTACCTCACAGTTGCATATGACATGCAATTTACAGTGCCAAAATAACCTACTCAAACTAACATCTTTTGCTCATCTTGTAGATAGGAAATATCAAGAGCAAATTCTTGGTGACAGTGGAGGTAGTAGTGGAAAAAGAAGTAATTGAAGATAATCCTCTGCCTATGACTGGAAAGgtaatattaaaacatataaaaATTGATAATGAGACTTCATACAAGGCTACAACAAGAAACAGAGTACTTCACATATGCATTGGTCCctcagagcagccattctcaaaggggGCTATTGCCCCCCCCAAACCTGGagctacagcacatttaagagggggggggcacagactgaaatcataaaatattatttttttatgtaaacggtaggagagaagtacagaagaatccAACTAAACTTgagtgcttcacagggaagagggcccataaactttgagtacagttttctgTGGGCCACAGCCATAaagagattgagaatggctgccttagAGAATGGGATTGGAGTTAAGAAGTGGAAATGAAGAAATGGTAAGATTCTAAAACATTATGAATCAATTTTTATAGTCAAAGGCACTAAAACATCCCAATAATATTAGATGAAAAATAATCTAAAGAGAGGTTGGAATGCAAAACAATCTCTGTCACTATCAAAAGTACAGACAAGCGAAAGAGGCCAAAGCCAATGTGTCTCTAGAAATCATATGCTGGTTCATAAGATCTTAATGGAAGTGGCTACAGAGATAGTGGGTGTATTGGTTTTAATCAACCAAAATTATTCAGATTCTGAAGAGATCTCAGAGGATCAAAAAACTTCTCATTAAGCATTAGGAGAAATCTGTGGTTACCTTACATTAGGCCTTATAAAGGTGTTGGAATCCTTTGTTTAACCTCACCACAGTTATGAAGGAACTGGATGTTGACTGCTCTTGATTATATTATTAGTAGCAGGGTATTGATGCAATAGAGGAGAGAGTGATGCAGAAAAGTCAGAAGAATGACATTTTTCACTTTCTTAAGTGTCATTTCAGTTCTGTAATTCAGGGAAACCTGAAGGGAACCAATCAAGCATGGTGCAGGAAAGATGGGTTAGAATTTGAAGACTAACAGATTCAAGTACTTGAGAgttcacccatctaccctcctcctgcctccttggtGTGTTAGTGTCCTTGTAACTCATGTTAATCACACCTTCTTCCTCCCAAataatccagagttcatccatctccagttccaattccttaactcagcttgtcaggaaccgcagctggatgtacttctcgcagatgaagttgtcagggatactgctggcttccctgatgacccacattttgtAAGAAGAGCATTGCCCACTCTCTATGACTAGTTGAACAAATTGGAGATGATTCTGATTCATGAGATAAAGTATTTGTATATGAAACATTCACTGGTTTGGTCCTATGCTCATTGGAGATTATATAAATGAGAATTATTCTCAATGAAATATCAGTATGGTGGTTGAAAAAGACATTTCCACTGTTGAAAGAATAGATCTTGTCATGGTCCTCCAAGATTATTCTGTCAAGAGCAATTAGTTATTGCAGTCCATCACTTTCTGGTGATAAGAAAATGAAGGATTTCTGGGATCATCTTTCTACCCATGAATTTcaatatatgttattttttaatttagaagtaAGACATCTGTTGCTTCTTcctcaggaatcggtgctgggaccattgttgcttgtcatctataacaatgatctggatgataatctggtaaattgaatcagcaagtttgcagatgacactaagattggaggtttttaaagcttgcagcaggatctggacaaactggaaaaatgggatgaaaaattggcagatggaatacataattccctgcaaGTGGTCACAgatggataaggttgtaaagagatcttttggaataccagccttcataaatcaaagtatgaaGTTGTATAATACATTAGTgagaccaaatttagagtattgtgtgcagttttggtcacctaactacaggaaagatattaataagatagaaaaagtgcaaagaagatttacgaggatgctgcttggacttcaggaactgagttacagggaaaggttaaactggttaggactttattccctggactgtagaaaaatgaggggagatttgatagaggtatttaaaattatgaaggggatagatagagtaaatacagATAGGCTGAGGGCaattgagatacaaaccagaggacatggattaagggtgaaaggggaaaattttaggggCAGCATGAGGGGGATATCCTGTTGCCGTCGCGCACTTACTGTACCTTTGtcgggaggagagtgagagtgtcaggttGACCCGTGTGTGAGTGAGTCAATGAGGAGAAGGTCAGCGGAGTTTAGTTggatggtgtttggggagttgaagaatgttgTGTCTAGGCAATAATAAAAGGAAAGTCGAccatggtgtgctgaaagaaatgagtgagtgtattcatTATTTGTAAGCTATGACAAATCAGAGCTGttacacttcttcacacagagagtggagggagtgtggaagagctgccagttgaagtggtgaatgcaggctcaattttactATTTAAGAAGAATATagaaagatacatggatgggagaagtatggactgggtggaggtcaCTAGGAATAGGCAAAtagctcagcacagactagaaagtccaaaggggcctgtttctgacttgtaatgttctatggttctctggcTCTTTTGTGAGCAGGATTCTGATGGCCGTCTCAAACTTTTGGTGATGCTGCAATACCTTTGGTGGAACTACCACTTTGCAGTTCAAACAGGGAGGAATTTGGGCTGCTCTTGACAGGTTAATGTCTTTCATGTAAACCACATGTCAATTGCCCATCATCTTCTTATCTTCCTTGATTTTTCATGTACAACATGCTTTGCCCCATATTTCACTTATCCAGCTTCCTCTTGGTACAATTTTCATTCCCTCGTAGAATTGAGGGGAATGCAGCATATCTGCAACACTTTGTGGACTGTGGAGCAGTGTGGCTTGGTATTGTACAGATAGATGGCAGTGACGTTTCATCAGTAATCCAATGGTCTATAGTGAGCATTTCATCTCCTTCCGCTGTTGTCAACCacatctgaatattcctttttgtcCTTGATTAACCATTCTTTGCTAGCTCCACTTGCTCAAAGTGTTGCttttctgtgtgtgcatgtgtttgacTGTGGGCATCCACACCTGTATGGTTCACATCGGTATGGTGCATTGACAGTCAAAGGAAACCACAAGATCCTGTGGTTATAGCTGTTTGATAATGGAACATCACAGTATTGTTTTGGAGTCTATGTGCAATTTATTTGAAAATGGCAGTACTGCAACAATGAATGCGATTTGGACAGGAGAAGGCAACATCTCatataaaccaaaagaaataaattataCATTTGTAAGGTTTTACAAGGAATCGTATAAATTGGAATCAAGGGGTGATCCtaccaaaatagatgatttcttgctttcattgtacttaccaaatttggatcaggaagagTGAGAAAGGCTGAATGCCCCTTCCTCTAAAGAAGATTGCAGAGTTCCTAAACTGTTTGCAAGCTAGCAAATCACCGGGAGaggattgtttcccaattttataaagcatttaaagatcTGCTAATGCCctttcttatgaaggtggtggattaGGTGGCAGAGATGCATACCCTCCCAGggtctttctcaacagcaatcatcatggTGATACCTAAAAAGAGGCAGGGGTTCACCTGCCTCACATAGACCCATCTcattattaaatatagattataaaataattgcAAAAGCATTGTCTAACAGGTTGGCAAAATATCTGCCAAAATTAGCAAATTCAGATCAAGCCGGATTTGTAGAAAGGAGGCAGTCAGCAACAATATAGCTAGACTGCATAATATAGTGCATCTGGCACAGTCAGGGGTGGATTAGGGAGTGGCTGTATCTCTGGATGTGAGACAATGAGAAGGTCAGTGGAGTTTAGCTGGATGGTGTTTTGGGAGTTGAAGAACGGAGCATGGTGCATGACATTTGTTCAAggttctggagaaatttggattgagTCAAACACTTATTAATTGGGAGACGACACTATACCATAAACCCTAAGCAAAAATTATTCCAAATAGGCAGATGTTCCCAGTGTTTCCATTGAATATGTCCAGTAGGCAGgtctgtccattgtctccagCGCTGTTCATACTGGTGATTGAGCCGCAGGCGGAAGCCATTCagtgggatccagacataaaggggtaCACAGTgagccaggtggaacacaaaatcaacctttttgATGATGATATGTTAGTGTATTTGACACACCCCGGTGGGTCGTTGGCCAGATTGAAGACCATACTAGAAGATTATGGGAAGGTCTCGGGGTATAAGGTAAatctggataaaagtgaaattacgCCTTTGACAAATGGAGATTATAGCCAATATCAACAAGGCCATAGGAAAGCATCAAGTATTTGGGggtaaaaaaagataaagatttgTGTAACTTATGCAAACTTAATTATCTCCTTTAGGtccggaagattgaggaggacgttgatagatggaggactctgcccatTACACTGGTGAGCAGAGTTAAATGTGtgaaaaatgaaggtgatgccaagactccAATATTTTTATCAGTCATTACCCATTTCATTGCCACAGGTTTTCTTTAAGACGTTTGGTGAATTGTGTCAAAAGGTTCCTCTGAAATGTTAAgatggctagaatctccatggaaaagttgacatgggatCATAATTTAGAGGTGTTAAAATTAccagattaaaaaaatatatattttgcgttgcccaggcaaggtttatcacctcactctttgagggggTTCCCCCCCCTCCTGAGCATAAATTGAACTCAATGCAATAGGTGAAAAGATGgcaggagaatttatatacaaatgggacagtaaattaatttcaaagaagacAGATAACTCCATACTAAAGCATATATTTCAGatatggcaaagaataaatcgaTGTATTGGATGAAATGTGGGGATATCTCATAAAACacctttgacccagaacaagttgATACTCTTGTCTCTGAGTAATAAAattctggacacctggtgccagaaagggatcaggtgtattgaggattgttacaaaCAAAGTCAactcatgtcatttgagcagttgagaaacaaatatggtctgtctaatagaacattctgcTATCtgtaaataagatcttttttaaaggaAATAACTAGGACTGTCGAGAACCCTGCCTAGGTCTAGTAATGTGGAGATTATAATTGGACATGGGAATATGTGtcaatttatttctcaaatgtatcacatattccaaagtgagggcccgaagcCAGGCTTACACAGTTCAAGGAAGagagtcagacttgggcacaacaatcaatgaagagtagtggcaagacctgtgtctggacagtgtgactggGGTCATTTACaccagatacaggttggtgccATATAACTTTTTGCACTAATtgcacctcacaccacaaaaattacataaatcaaagacAGAAATGTTCTTTAGGTATGGTACCGAGATTGAAACCACCTGGCTATGATCAAAGATGCGACCCTTCTGGGAAGAactgggggaacattttgggagacagttggaatgtgagttttagactatccaaatatcaaatttagtttgtgttaaagtgtggcagccatatctgaaatACATGGCATGTGGAATGACTAGCTCCCCCTCCCGGTGAAATATGGTTATTACAAAaatctgtcccagcagggaaaGGATTGGAGTTAAGGAAATGCTACATGGCACAGATGACATCCGTATTTTCTTTTTTGGCCTTTTTTAGtttgttttttatttatttttttcttttatttcttacttGGGTTATTTAGTTAATTAGGTTGTTCCTTTTTTAGGTCTTCGGTTGGGGGCTCTGAACCCTACTTGTATTTGTATAATGTTTaatcggggtgggggagggcaacaaaacacagactctgtatgttccacgaatgttgaaaaagattgcCTTGATTGAAATTACTTTGAGTCTGTAAAagatcaaaatatttttaaaaatagcagccctgccagagctgctgtaatggcagcgctgccactggtgcgggCCAGCAGGGAGCAAGAAGCAGAAATACAGTGGTCccacggggtccaaccacccagtcaactcCCGTCAGCTCCTCACAGGCTTTGAATGGTCCGTTAAAGGAGCCGACTGAAGTTTTCTTGACAATCCCGCAACCgcagggtctgcacccaagatggcagtgcctatgatCAGCAGAAGCCACAAGTTGTTGAAGACTTCAAGGGAGCGGAGgacagggcaccaggaaacatgAGACCATCCCtgtgaaagagaagcagaggagatgacccacgggcaGTGACCGTGatggctctgcagctgaaagaccgacacagcgggctgctggtgactcaaggtggGGAACCCATGGAGGATggggactgctagagactggagTTGGGAGATTCAtgctgggctgtggactgctggagactggctgaaggggtaccaggtttcGGAACCGGAATGTGAGGGCGTTGAGGGATTTCTGACTCtgtaggtttggatctggagcttgggttgcctatgatttggactggactctgtgtggctgtacaggctgcagaagtgctggaggtgaatctatggacactcggtgactctgctgggactctcctttgtttctctttctctgactgtgaggcgtttcaggcaatttctgccaatggtgaatctgtctgccttagagcaggcaagagcaatttcatttagtgtgacactgttttattacaatgacaataaattgaatcttgaaccttgaatatCAATGTGGTTGACTTTGTTGTGTATCCGAAAGGATCACTGGAGAGCTTGGTAAATCAGGATGAGTGTCAGATTTGCTGAGACTGGAACAGAAAAACACGGAGGTGGAAGTCAGTGTTCTTCGTGATGAAAGAATATGGGGATACAAGCTATTAAATGCAGAGAGTCTTcaacaagcctgttcaacttctaATCAGGAGCAGAGAGGCAGATAGAATGGTTAGGTTCTAAAGTTCTGCTCTCCTGCATGAAGAAACCTTGACCATGGAGATGTTCAAATAGATAGTGATAACATAGGTTGGCTGTAAAAAGTATTTATAAGCAATTtaactcccccccgccccccaaccatCCCCCTGTCTCAATCTTTCCCACTGTTCTTAGCTTCAATCATTGTCAGGATTAGGCCAAATctgaacttgaggaacaacacatcatattcttcctggacagccttaagtCCAGTGACATGAACATTGATATTTCCAACTTGAAGTAACACCCAGCCCTATCTGGTTCTGCTTTTTCCATTTGTTCTTAGCTATTCTGtagtttattctctctctctaattTTTCATTCCTCACCCTTCCCAACACTTCCTGGTGGAGTCTCTTAACACCTGTCTCTTCACACTCAGGTCTTCGGCACTATTCCCTATCACCACAAGCACCCTCCCCCCTTCATGTGTGTAATTTCACCTTTTTATCTTTGTCTTTATAAAGGTCCAGACCTGAAATGGTGATGGACcatttctgactggttgcatcactgttttgtATGGAGATGTcatgcataggacaggaaaaaaactacaGACGGTTGtgaacttcactccatcgaggacatctacaagacatGTTGTCTTAAAAatagcaacctctatcctcaagagccCTCACCCCACAAGCCATgtcttcttcacactgctaccatcatgagCCTGAAGATGTAGTTTCaggacaaggacagtttcttcccctctgccatcagatttctgaatgaacaatgaaacacagacactacctcactttctcttctttttccacttatttattgtttaaacaacagaattcatgacaataaattctgattctacctcaaatgctgtctgacctgctgcattcctctagcaattctttgtctgctctttTATTACAACCCGAGTTTCTATCAGGTGCTGTTACTTATGGTTGGGTGGTGAtgcaaaatgggatttttccttGGATACAAAAATGGTGCAACAATTATCCAGGAATTTCAGCATCATAGTGAGTAGAAAACTGATTGTAACATGGAGTTGCAAGAAAGGTGGCATAAATTTGGAAGATGGCACACATTCAAAGTGATACGGAATGGAAGTTTCAAGAAATGCTGTTATTTGCAAGGACATGTGTTCATTTTTGCCCTTGTAACTCTggttgagaaaaaaaaacctataaggctttaaaaaaatattgatatgagagtaaaatatgttaaaatttaaataattcaaagatattatgaatgcaAGAGCTAATACTTTACAAGCACTTGACCAACTTGATATTGCAATGCGTAGAGAACAGTTGCAATTTAAATAATTACATTCGACCTTTTCATGAATACGATTGCTGGTCTTTTGAAAGAAAGATACGGGAACTATATAAAAATACTTTGTTATTTTTTGTTAATACAATTCAAGTGatggacaaaatttaaatgaagaAATTATGTTATTGGTTTATTCACTACTAATTCCATTTCTTAATAACTGGAGTTACAACGCACATGGCAGACTGTTGTAACATCTTATATTGTAATAGAAATTCTTCAGAAAAAGACCGTAGCTTAAGAAATTTTTATCCGGGCAGCAAACTAAATATTTTACTAGCCATGATTTTCAAGATGCAATCGTTAGTTTAATTTGTACTTTCAAATTACACTAATACTTCCGATAAACTACCAATATTGTATCAAATAGCCACACGGAAGACTGGTCTAGGTTCAAAGATTTACTTGATAGATACACATCTTAAATAATTATTGGTATGACAGAATGTACGTGTGTTTGTTTTTGGTTCTGTGGGGGTTCGTTACcagaagaaataaagaaaacatgACCTCTAAAAACAATTTTCATTATTCATAAAGTGAAAAGTCGTTTTGCTTCTCCGTTTATTTTTCTTGCACAAGATTTGTCAGGGATGAAGCGATCTAAAGTGAAGCTGTCTGTATTTTTCTAAAATAATATCGccaaaaatggaaacaaaaccGTAGTTTGTTAAAGTATTCTTTTGCATGTTTTAATTTCAGTTCGTTAGCCTCAATCGTAAAAATTTAACAGTTACATCCGTAACGGGTCTGGACAAATTTTTGAGGTATGTTTTAGAATTAAACTTCTTCATCTATGTGTAACAATCTCCGGAAAAGGCACGTGATAACGCGGCTGAATATCGTTCTGTTTAACACAACCAGAACTCTGTAAAGTTTATCCGGTCACCTAATTGAAATTAATTTCGGCACGTTGGCAGTTCTCTGCTGCAGATTCATCTCTGGACATATATAAAGCTGACATGAGGACCGAtaaaacatcccccccccccctcctaacATAGAAGCAGAAACTATGCGAGAGAAAACAAAAACGGTACCGTATAGAGTGATGCCTCATACTGTACAATAAATGAGACGTCAGGTGTGCTTGACTTGTGTCTTATCTCAATCCCGAGATAAGTTCGTGAGTTTTTAAATCATTCAGCAAAAAATAAGATTCTGATTTGTCCGAAACCTACCACAAAATGAATGAGGTGCTTGTAACTTGGCATTTGTTTGTACATTGTGACTCCTTTTCCCGCAATTCGCGGTGAACGCCCAAGCAGCCCCCGCTATTTTTGTGCGCGAAGGCCAAGCGAGAGCgacgagagagagggagagagggggaaaaatgaCCTGGCTTTGGAGATGCGGCGCCTCACTGATTGGGCACCATTTGTCTCCAAAGGTCACCGTTGCTGACTGCAATGGTACAACAGGCCAGTTTTCTGCCGGCGTTCCCATTCTTCACACTTTCCTCATCGCCACCGAGCCCCAGGTCATCTTCTTTCTCGTGGATCACGACCGCGCGTCCGAGGATCGATTCGGGTCCGAACAGACTGGCTCGAAGATTGCGCAAATGCTCCACGATCTTCCCGTTCCGGACCCGAAAATTGTTGAAGTCGccggggtggagagggtgattgACATGGTGGGGGTTGTAATGCGGTCCGGTGGAGGGGCAGCTGCCGTTCAGCACTCCGTACTGATGGACGTGGATCGCGCA
This genomic window from Narcine bancroftii isolate sNarBan1 chromosome 3, sNarBan1.hap1, whole genome shotgun sequence contains:
- the sod3a gene encoding extracellular superoxide dismutase [Cu-Zn], which encodes MQVSSMSLLFLTSSFVLQVHGNTKAPLLQFRRQPAPESVKVFAFCQMEPSSDLAADLPSIRGSVLFSQRYPGGRLKADINLAGFALTRVQPLCAIHVHQYGVLNGSCPSTGPHYNPHHVNHPLHPGDFNNFRVRNGKIVEHLRNLRASLFGPESILGRAVVIHEKEDDLGLGGDEESVKNGNAGRKLACCTIAVSNGDLWRQMVPNQ